The Natrinema caseinilyticum genomic sequence CCGCTCGAATCCCTCGTCTCAGTATCCATGACACAACCACCGACCGACAGCACCGAACGGAGCGATCCAGTCCGGCTCGTGTGCCTCGTCGCCCTCGTGGCGAGCCACGGCCTGCTTCGGCTCGCAGAACGCTATCTCCCCGAGTTCCTGTCCGCGCTCGGATACGGATCGATCGTCGTCGGATCGCTGGTGACGCTCGGCTTCGGCGTCGCCGTCGCCGCGTCCGAACGCTCGAGGAACGTGATCGACCGCACCTCGCCGACCGACCTCGAGACGGCGGCGACCGCCGTGCTGTCGACGGCCCTCGCCGCGATCGGCCTGTTCGCCTGGGCGGGGTCGCCCACGCTCGATACGCTGCTTGGAACCCCGCTGTCGGCGCTCGGGTGGCTCGCAACGGGCGTCGTCCTCCTCCAGGCCTGGCACGTCGCCGGCCCCGCACGCGGCCTGTGGCCGATCGATACGCGCGCACCAGCGCTTCCCTCGAGGCACTCGAACGCGCCGGGAGCCGAGGGCGCCGACGACCGCGCTGTCCGACGGGCGATCACCGCGGACAGCCGGACGCGAACCGTCGTCGGTGCGTTCGGAGTGGCCGCCGCAGCGGTGTTCGCGACGGCCGCCGTCGCGAGCGCCGACGCCGTCGGTGCCGGATTCGCGCTGGTCGCCGCTGCCGGCGCCGCCACCGCGCTCGTCGGTGCGGTCGCGGTGGGAACCGCCCGCGATCGGGCGCCACCGATCGGCGATCGTCTCCAACGCGACGGGCGAACGAACGACGGACGATCGACGGACGGGCGAACGGAAACCGGGCAAACGAACGCTGCGCAATTCGACGGAGAGTCGAGGCTCACGGACTTCAGGAACGCCGTCTCGAGGGTGCCGGATCGCCGGCGCTTTGCCGTCATCGGCGACGCGCTCGTCAGAGTAGCGATCGCGGGGATCGTGCCGTATCTGATCCTCCTGACCGTCGAGTATCGGTCGATCGGGCTCTCGGTCGGCGCCATTACGCTCGCACCGGCGGCCGTCTTCGGCCTGTTCGTCCTCGCGGAAGCCGGCGCCGCGGTACTCGGTTCGATGGCGACCCCCGCGCTCGTCGACCGGGTGGATCGCAGAGCGCTCCTGGCGGTCGGGTTGACGGCGCTCTCCTTGCTCCCGATGGCGCTCGTCGCCGCACCGGCCAGGGTCGGCGTCGTCGCGGCCCTGTTCGGTTTGCTCGGCTGTCGCACCGCGATCGAGC encodes the following:
- a CDS encoding transporter, with amino-acid sequence MTQPPTDSTERSDPVRLVCLVALVASHGLLRLAERYLPEFLSALGYGSIVVGSLVTLGFGVAVAASERSRNVIDRTSPTDLETAATAVLSTALAAIGLFAWAGSPTLDTLLGTPLSALGWLATGVVLLQAWHVAGPARGLWPIDTRAPALPSRHSNAPGAEGADDRAVRRAITADSRTRTVVGAFGVAAAAVFATAAVASADAVGAGFALVAAAGAATALVGAVAVGTARDRAPPIGDRLQRDGRTNDGRSTDGRTETGQTNAAQFDGESRLTDFRNAVSRVPDRRRFAVIGDALVRVAIAGIVPYLILLTVEYRSIGLSVGAITLAPAAVFGLFVLAEAGAAVLGSMATPALVDRVDRRALLAVGLTALSLLPMALVAAPARVGVVAALFGLLGCRTAIEPLRPTIGSNTQASPVPGPRLPQEIRTAVRIAIVPAPLIGGILYAIDPLVAFTGATTVGLLGVRELGRAFAFGRHR